The DNA segment AGTCCAACCGTATAGCCTGCCTCGAACCAGATGTGGCCACTCTCGTGTGATCATGTATTTCTTGCGCCAGGCGTTTGCGTTTCATCGACTTTGAATTTTTCCCCAACCAGCCCGGGAAATTGATCTGGCCGGTAAAGTGTCCCTCCATGAACTCGCCCGGCATCACCGAGCTAAACATTGCCTGCACCGGAAGCAGCGACCAGGCCATGTTCGATCGAATCCGACGTTCCACCATATCGCCCCGACTCAAACTGTCCGCCGTCAGGGCAATCCGGTCCAGCCACTCCGTTCTCGGCGCCTTCGGTTGCACCTTGAGGTAGTTCTCCTGCACAAACAGGGGCGCAATGTTATAATCGTGGAAAAACAGGTCCGCCTTATCGTTCAGCGTCATGTGCTTATGATCCTCGGCAGAGAACACCTTCCGAATGACGTCCCACGGTCCGATCTTAATGTCTTTCTTGGCGGAGTCCGCTTGCTTCTTGGCCGAGTCCACCGACAACGAGGCGGCCATCGATTTCCCGGCACTGTACAGCGCCAGGTGGTTTAACGTTTGCCGCACATCACCTCCCGTCCCGGCAATGATCTCCTCCAGGACGCCCGGAGACAGTTTCAGCTGCTCCTTGAAACAGACCGACATCATGGCTCCCTTGATTTGTTCCACCCGTGGCCGATTGAAGcgcaaatcaaaacaataattgACCAGCGATCTTATCTTCGGATGGTTGCGATCATTGCACATGCAAATGACCGGAATATGGCTCTCCTTTATCAACGCGATCAGCTCCTGCATACCGCCGCGATCCTCGTTACCCGCCATACCGTCCACTTCGTCCATCAGCAGCACGTGCTTGCTCGACACCTTTTCGCTTCTGCCACCGAAATAGCCGGCCAAAGACTTGCTGTTCAACAGCTCCGACACCTCTTCCTTCAGCAGCCGCTTGCTACGCGTGTCCGATGCATTGAACTCTACCGTGTCGAACCCTAGCTCCTTGCACACCAACGTAGCTGTGGTCGTTTTACCCACTCCCGGTGGCCCAGAGAGTAAAGCCGCTTTAAACGCTGCTCCCGAGTCATTCTTTGCCCATGGATTTGGCTTGGCGTGCTTCTTCGTGCCGTCGTTGTTCTTGTACCAGCTGGAAAGCCACACGGTTAACCGTTGGACGTTACTATTTGCGCCCATCTGGCCGATGATCTGCTTCGTGCTGGAGGGTTTGTATTTTTCCACCCAGGCCATGTTGTCCACGCTTTTGATGTCTTTTTGGTAGTCGGATAGTTCACGCTTTACGGTGGTTGAGGGTTCCAGCTTACGGGGAGAAGTTTTGGTCCCGTCCGATGGTTGCTTGGATGGTGACTTTTCCACCTTAACTTTTACCGCTTCCTTCGAATGTTCCGATTTACGCTCCACGGTCGCTTTACCAGGTGAACGTCCTTTCGACGATTCTGTTTTAAGTTCTTTCGGTGATTTCCGGGGAGATGGTTccgttttaattttctttacctctttttcttcctttggcGATTCTTTCCGTTTCGAGCTAGTGCTGCTGCCACCGGCACTTTCTGCCTCCTTGACCGAGCTGCTCTTTTTCAACGGCTTCTGACCAGATTTCACCCGAATCAAGTCCAACAGTTCATCTTCACTCAGCGTCACGATGCCGAGCTCTTCCGCCTGAGCTATCTTTTTCGGGCCGGCATCATCTCCCACGACCATGTGAGTGCATTTCTTCGACACTGCGCCAACGACCTTGCCACCCAGATCCTTAATCACCTGTGCACATTCGTCCCGCTCCATCGACTCCAGCACGCCCGTTATGACGAACTGCAAACCCTGCAGACAGTTTGGCTTGCCTTCGGGAATCTCCTTCGAGCCCGGATTGGCCGGACCCTGGCGGTTTTTGAACTTTTGATACAAAATTGCCGACATTCGCTTGCGTTCGTGGCGCTCCTCATCGGTAAGAATGGATTCGTTCGGATCTTTATAGTCCGCGGCATCACTATCGCTCTTCTTCTTAGCTTTGCTGCTGGCTTTCTCACTGCTAGGGGAGGCTGATTGTTGCTCAACCGATTTTTGTTTGACGGGACTTTTCTTCGACACCGTCGGACGCTCTTCGCTGGTCTCCCGTTTGACTGGCTTGCTCTTGGGCGGAGTAGCTTTGGGCTTTTCCGGCGTGCGCTTCTCGCTTCGTTCGTTGCCGTTTCGATCTTTTCTGGCCATTTTCTTGTCCGGCTGCGGCGTCACTGGAATGACCTCATCGTCGTCCAGCTCCTCTAGCTTCACCTGCTCCACCGGTTCAAGCGTTTTCTTCTTAGGAATCTTGGGCAATTCGACGCGCTTCACCGGTGCCGTGCTAAACACATCCGCCACATTCACTGGTTTCAACTTTTCCGGTTTGGGTTTGGTACTTTCGTGCCTTCCCTTTGCCGGACTCTTTTCCTCGTCGTCGGATTCAATAACACGCCGTTTCTTCACCGCACCGGTAGTGGAGGGGCTATTCTGTTCGGGCCTTTTCGATGATCGGCTGGGTGAGGCTTTGGTTTCATCTTCATCGTCGCTAATAATTACGGCCTTTCTTTTGACGGTGGGCGTTTTAGCCGGTTCGGGAGCTTTGGCAGGTTTCGCAGCCGAACCTCCACGGCCAAAAAATGCTCGAATGTCCTGCAGATACAGTACCGGTTAGGGAGAGATATTACAGGTACAATATGCATGTTATACTCACCATTGACATGATGATGATTTCCGGAATAAGATTATCTGTGTCTGATCGTGGTTTAATTTGGAAGAAGATATATTTCAATCCctaaaaagagaaataaataatgagTACGGAATGTTGTGAT comes from the Anopheles coluzzii chromosome 2, AcolN3, whole genome shotgun sequence genome and includes:
- the LOC120950370 gene encoding replication factor C subunit 1: MSMDIRAFFGRGGSAAKPAKAPEPAKTPTVKRKAVIISDDEDETKASPSRSSKRPEQNSPSTTGAVKKRRVIESDDEEKSPAKGRHESTKPKPEKLKPVNVADVFSTAPVKRVELPKIPKKKTLEPVEQVKLEELDDDEVIPVTPQPDKKMARKDRNGNERSEKRTPEKPKATPPKSKPVKRETSEERPTVSKKSPVKQKSVEQQSASPSSEKASSKAKKKSDSDAADYKDPNESILTDEERHERKRMSAILYQKFKNRQGPANPGSKEIPEGKPNCLQGLQFVITGVLESMERDECAQVIKDLGGKVVGAVSKKCTHMVVGDDAGPKKIAQAEELGIVTLSEDELLDLIRVKSGQKPLKKSSSVKEAESAGGSSTSSKRKESPKEEKEVKKIKTEPSPRKSPKELKTESSKGRSPGKATVERKSEHSKEAVKVKVEKSPSKQPSDGTKTSPRKLEPSTTVKRELSDYQKDIKSVDNMAWVEKYKPSSTKQIIGQMGANSNVQRLTVWLSSWYKNNDGTKKHAKPNPWAKNDSGAAFKAALLSGPPGVGKTTTATLVCKELGFDTVEFNASDTRSKRLLKEEVSELLNSKSLAGYFGGRSEKVSSKHVLLMDEVDGMAGNEDRGGMQELIALIKESHIPVICMCNDRNHPKIRSLVNYCFDLRFNRPRVEQIKGAMMSVCFKEQLKLSPGVLEEIIAGTGGDVRQTLNHLALYSAGKSMAASLSVDSAKKQADSAKKDIKIGPWDVIRKVFSAEDHKHMTLNDKADLFFHDYNIAPLFVQENYLKVQPKAPRTEWLDRIALTADSLSRGDMVERRIRSNMAWSLLPVQAMFSSVMPGEFMEGHFTGQINFPGWLGKNSKSMKRKRLAQEIHDHTRVATSGSRQAIRLDYAPHLLRSIVQPLQHRGAEGVHDSLEVIKEYRLLREDIDSLVELSTWPKRKSPLDSVDGKVKAALTRAYNKAIGPYSYSAMATVKKKVHDAGQDEMDGLYGEDGEQGGATQVESDEEEKEENIDDNAFIKIKKKPAAGATSAASSKASTSKASTAKAGGAKGKKK